GTTTCCGGAAACCGTGTAAAAGTAAAAATCGTAAAAAACAAAGTTGCTCCTCCTTTCCGGATTGCGGAATTTGACATTATGTTTGGAGAAGGTATATCTAAAACCGGCGAGATCATTGATCTTGGTGTTGACTTCAACATTATCAAAAAAGCAGGTTCATGGTTCTCTTACGGAGACACCAAATTAGGACAGGGAAGGGATGCAGTTAAACAATTGCTGCTCGATAATCCTGAATTATCAGAAGAAATAGAAGCAAAAATACGCGCTGAGGTAACCGGAGAAAAACTGGAAGAAAAAGCATAGCATTAAAGACATCAAAAGGGCCGATCATATGATCGGCCCTTTTGATTTACCGGTAACTCGGAGACCGTTCTATTTTAGGCGTATTGTTTTGGACCTTGTTCATAAACTTACTATCGAACTTGACGATTGCAATCACGGCAATGACAGCCATTCCGATCAAGACCAGTATACCTATATAATTCCTTTTTTTATCTTTTTTTATCAGCCAGCCTAAAAAAATGACCAGCGGGAGTAATATCAATCCAAAAAATATATAGCTTGCTCCATTCATAACTTCTTATTTAAGTTTAAAATTCCATTCTTGAGAGTGGCGCCACATCCTGCCCTACAAAATCACCCAGCTGATATTTATGATAGCCTGCTATGGCAATCATGCCTGCATTGTCCGTACAATACTGAAAAGCTGGTATATAGACATTCCAGTGTTGCTGTTCGGCCATTTTTTGCAGTGCCAGACGTAAACCACTGTTGGCAGAAACACCTCCCGCTATCGCTATGTCCTTTATACCATACCGAGCGGCAGCCATTTTTAATTTATTAAGCAAAATCCCGACAATGCTATGCTGCACCGAAGCACAAATATCATTCAGATGTTCTGATATGAAATCTGGGTTTTTCTTTTCCTGTGCCCGGATAAAATACAAAATCGAAGTCTTCAGTCCGCTAAAACTAAAATTCAAGTCTTTTATCTGTGGTTCAGGGAATTTAAAGGCTAAAGGATCACCTTCTTTAGCATATTTATCAATTAAAGGCCCTCCCGGATAAGGTAGTTTCAATATTTTCGCAGTTTTATCAAACGCTTCTCCGGCGGCATCATCCAATGTTTCGCCTACTATCTCCATGTCAAAATAATCCTTCACTAACACAACCTGAGTATGCCCGCCAGATACGGTAAGACATAAGAACGGAAATTTCGGCTTAGGTTCATCTATAAAATGCGCCAGAATATGAGCCTGCATATGATTTACAGCAATCAATGGCAAATCAAGTGCCATAGCAAATGATTTTGCGAATGACACCCCTACCAGCAATGAGCCTAACAGACCTGGTCCACGGGTAAAAGCGACTGCATCCAGCTCATTTTTTCCAACTCTGGCGTCATTCAATGCCTGTTGAATTACAGGAACAATATTCTGCTGATGTACCCTGGATGCGAGCTC
The sequence above is a segment of the Pedobacter africanus genome. Coding sequences within it:
- the tsaD gene encoding tRNA (adenosine(37)-N6)-threonylcarbamoyltransferase complex transferase subunit TsaD, whose translation is MSVILAIESSCDETSVAICNNGKITANVIANQTIHENYGGVIPELASRVHQQNIVPVIQQALNDARVGKNELDAVAFTRGPGLLGSLLVGVSFAKSFAMALDLPLIAVNHMQAHILAHFIDEPKPKFPFLCLTVSGGHTQVVLVKDYFDMEIVGETLDDAAGEAFDKTAKILKLPYPGGPLIDKYAKEGDPLAFKFPEPQIKDLNFSFSGLKTSILYFIRAQEKKNPDFISEHLNDICASVQHSIVGILLNKLKMAAARYGIKDIAIAGGVSANSGLRLALQKMAEQQHWNVYIPAFQYCTDNAGMIAIAGYHKYQLGDFVGQDVAPLSRMEF